The Microlunatus antarcticus DNA segment CTCCCAGAGGCGGGTGTTGTCGGCGAGCCGGGTCGCGGTGGCCGCGAGGTCGACGAGATGGCGCTGAGGCATGGAGAGGTCCTGTCGGGCGGGAAGAGGATGACCAGAGGGGCGGCGCACGGGCCGGGCCCTCACGGGGAGCGCGCTAGGAGCGCGTGGTCATTCGACACACCGCGCTGGCCGTCCGGCTCAGGTCGATGTGGCGGCGCTGGTGCAGCGTCCTCATCCGGGTCGCTCCTTCTCTCCTCGTGCGTGCGGAGCCCACGCTAGGCCCGACTGCAGGAGCCTAATCCCTTGTCTCACCGTAGGGAACATCGGGTTTGTGTCGGCGCTGCGTTCGCAGCCACCGCCTCCTGTCCGCCTGGCAGACTGGTCGCGTGCGACACTTCGACCTCTGCGTCATCGGCAGCGGCTCCGGCAACTCCGTGATCGACGACGCGATGGACGACTGGTCGGTCGCCATGGTCGAGGCGGGGACGTTCGGCGGGACCTGCCTCAACGTCGGCTGCATCCCGACCAAGATGTACGTCTACCCGGCTGACCTCGCCGCCTCGCCGCACCAGGCCCGGGAGCTCGGCGTCGACCTCGACCTCGCCGGCGTCCGCTGGCCCGACATCCGTGACCGGATCTTCGGCCGCATCGACCCGATCTCCTCGGGCGGTCGCGACTGGCGGGCCAATCGGCCCAACGTGAGCCTGTACGAGCAGCGGGGCCGCTTCGTCGGCGACCACGAGCTCCTCCTCGAGGCCCGCGACGGCCGCCCGGAGACCAGGATCACCGCGGACCGCTTCGTCCTCGCCAACGGCAGCCGGCCGGTGATCCCGCCGTTCCCTGGGCTCGACCAGGTCCCGTACGAGACGTCCGACACCGTCATGCGGCTGCCCGAGCTGCCGCGCTCTCTGGTGATCGTCGGGGGTGGCTACATCGCCGCCGAGTTCGCGCACGTCTTCGCCTCCTTCGGCGTCGCGGTGACGATCGTCGGGCGCTCGCCGCGTCTGCTCTCCCGCGAGGACGAGCAGGTGTCGGAGCGGTTCACCGAGCTGCTGGGCCACCGGGTCGACGTCCGGACGAGCACCGAGGTGCAGCGGGTCGACCGCCGCGCCGCGGGCGACGGGGTCCGGCTGACCGTCCGCGACGGGCAGGGGACCGAGAGCACGATCGAGGCCGACCTCCTCCTGGTCGCCACCGGCCGCAAGCCCAACGCCGACACGCTCGACCTCGCCACCACCGGCGTCGAGGTCGACGACGAGGGCCGGGTCGTCGTGGACGCCCAGCAGCGGACCACCGCGTCGAACATCTTCGCCCTCGGCGACGTGTCGTCGCCCCACCAGCTCAAGCACGTCGCCAACCACGAGGCCCGGGTCGTCAAGCACAACCTGCTGCACCCCGACGCCCTCGTGGCGTCCGACCACCGCTACGTGCCGCACGCGGTCTTCTCCGACCCCCAGGTCGCTTCGGTGGGCCTCACGCAGGCCCAGGCCGAGGAGCAGGGCCTGGACCACGCCGTGGCCGTCCAGGACTACGGCTCGACCGCCTACGGGTGGGCGATGGGCGACAAGGACCACTTCGTCAAGCTGGTCGGCGACCGACGCACCGGCCGCCTGCTCGGCGCGCACCTGATCGGCCCGCAGGCGTCCTCGCTGATCCAGCCCCTCATCCAGGCCATGAGCTTCGGCACTCCGGCCCACGAGGTGGCCCGGGGCCAGTACTGGATCCATCCGGCCATGGCCGAGGTGGTGGAGAACGCGCTGCTGGCTCTTCCTTCTCCGGCTGGGTCGTCGGAGGTCTGAGGTCTCAGGTCTCTGGCCTCCTGGCTGACGTCCGGCGCCGTCGCGGTGTCGGACGGCGGCGGCTCGCAACCATCCGCCCGGGCGTCGTTGCGTCTGCTGCTTCTCCTCCGTACGCGTACGCCCGGGCTCCCGCCAGACCCATCCACGCTCCCCGCCGCCGTCCGACACCGCTCCTTCACGGTCACCGTCGGCGCCTCGTTCGTTCAACCCTCCCCCGTGTTCTACGGGTGGGTGGCAGCGGCGTCCCTGGTAGGTCCCGGCTCCGTAGTCGCTGCCCCCTGAGCCCGTCAGAGTCCACACGTCGGCGGGGGACTGCGCCTAACGCTCCCTGAGCTTGTCGAAGCGGTGTCCTGAGCCTGTCGAAGGGGGCCTCGGAGAGGTTGGCGTTCAGCTCGGGAGGAGGCGGTGACGGAGGCGGGCGATGCGGGCCAGGCGGGCGGCGGGGTCGTCGCCGGCGGTGACCCAGCGGCCGTACTCGTCGTGGTGGTCCTCGGGTAGGGCTGACCAGGCGTCGCGCAGGGGTGCGTCGGTGCTGAGGGCCTCGTCCAGCTCGAGGCAGGTCAGCGGGACGGGCTCCGCCTCGGGCTCCTCGACGGGAGGAGCGGCCTCGAGCTCGACGTGGACCTGGTCACCGGCGACGACGCCGAGGGTAGTCAGGAGGGCCTTCTTCAGCCCGAGGAACGTGCGCCCGCCGTACGCGCCGAGGGTCGCCTCGAACGACTCGGGGCCGATCCGGACGACGACGCGGCGCGAAGCCAGCTCGGTGAGGGCCGCCTTGGGGACGACCAGCGCGTGGCTCCCGCGCCCCGACGCGCGGACCTCGGCGTCGAAGGCGGGCACGCGGCGTGAGAGGGGTCGGTCAGCCGCGACGGGTGCCGACGAGCTTCCACGCGGCCGGCAGCAGGGCTGCGGCCACGACGACCTTGATGAGGTCGCCGACGAGGAACGGGGCGACGCCCTTGGCCAGCGCGGTGGTGATCCCCATGCCGGTGCTGGCGGCGAGGCCGGTCACGCCGAAGGCGTAGATGACGACGTTCCCGAGGACCAGCAGGCCGGCGCTCTTGAGCACCTTGCGGTCGGCACCGGCCTCGGCGAGGCGGCCGGCCAGCCAGGCCGCGGCGACGAAGCCGACGACGTAGCCGAAGGACGCGAACGCCCAGCCGCTCTGGTGGCCCGCGAACCACGGGACCCCGACCATGCCGGCGAGGAGGTAGAGCGCCATCGACGCGGCGCCGCGGCGGCTGCCGAGCGCGGCACCGGCGAGCAGGACCGCGAAGGTCTGCAGCGACAGGGGGACCGGCGTGAAGGGGAGCGGGATCTGCACCAGCGCGCTCAGCGCGACGAAGAGCGTGCCGCCGACCACGAGGGCGACGTTGCGGACCAGGCCGCCCGGGACGACGTCCGCGAGCGTGCGGGGGGAGGCGCTGACGAGAGACATGGCCTCACCTTAATGGGCGGCGTCGGCCGACCGGAACACGCTCAGCCGTCGACCTGCAGCTGCTCGAGCGCGTCCCGGGCCGGCTGCAGCAGCTCGGGCGTGGTGTCCGGGATCGAGGCGTAGAAGAGACCCGAGCGCTCGGTCCCCGCCTGGACGATCGCCACGATGAGGCGCTCGCCCTTGGTCTGCAGCCCGGGGATGTCGAAGGTCAGCTTCGACTCCACGACCCAGGCGTCGTGACCGTCGATCGTGGTCGCCTTGTCGGTGACCACGTCGCTGTTGACCTGGTTCTGGCCGTAGAACTTGCCGAGGATGCACTTGACCACGATCTGCGAGCCCTGCTGCGGGGTGAAGAAGCCGTCGCCGGCCTGCAGCTCGCCCACCAGCACCGAGGCGACCCAGCCGCCGCCCCGGCCGTCGTAGTTGGACTGCACGGGCACGTCCTGGCTCAGGACGTTGACGCCG contains these protein-coding regions:
- a CDS encoding biotin transporter BioY encodes the protein MSLVSASPRTLADVVPGGLVRNVALVVGGTLFVALSALVQIPLPFTPVPLSLQTFAVLLAGAALGSRRGAASMALYLLAGMVGVPWFAGHQSGWAFASFGYVVGFVAAAWLAGRLAEAGADRKVLKSAGLLVLGNVVIYAFGVTGLAASTGMGITTALAKGVAPFLVGDLIKVVVAAALLPAAWKLVGTRRG
- a CDS encoding YdeI/OmpD-associated family protein, with protein sequence MPAFDAEVRASGRGSHALVVPKAALTELASRRVVVRIGPESFEATLGAYGGRTFLGLKKALLTTLGVVAGDQVHVELEAAPPVEEPEAEPVPLTCLELDEALSTDAPLRDAWSALPEDHHDEYGRWVTAGDDPAARLARIARLRHRLLPS
- a CDS encoding mycothione reductase; the protein is MRHFDLCVIGSGSGNSVIDDAMDDWSVAMVEAGTFGGTCLNVGCIPTKMYVYPADLAASPHQARELGVDLDLAGVRWPDIRDRIFGRIDPISSGGRDWRANRPNVSLYEQRGRFVGDHELLLEARDGRPETRITADRFVLANGSRPVIPPFPGLDQVPYETSDTVMRLPELPRSLVIVGGGYIAAEFAHVFASFGVAVTIVGRSPRLLSREDEQVSERFTELLGHRVDVRTSTEVQRVDRRAAGDGVRLTVRDGQGTESTIEADLLLVATGRKPNADTLDLATTGVEVDDEGRVVVDAQQRTTASNIFALGDVSSPHQLKHVANHEARVVKHNLLHPDALVASDHRYVPHAVFSDPQVASVGLTQAQAEEQGLDHAVAVQDYGSTAYGWAMGDKDHFVKLVGDRRTGRLLGAHLIGPQASSLIQPLIQAMSFGTPAHEVARGQYWIHPAMAEVVENALLALPSPAGSSEV
- a CDS encoding putative leader peptide, coding for MRTLHQRRHIDLSRTASAVCRMTTRS